In the genome of Nycticebus coucang isolate mNycCou1 chromosome 12, mNycCou1.pri, whole genome shotgun sequence, one region contains:
- the METTL22 gene encoding methyltransferase-like protein 22 isoform X3 → MVQLASAPAMDEVTFRSDTVLSDIHLYTPNHRHLMVRLNSVGQPVFLSQFKLLWSQDSQTDSGAEGGDRQDAHTEEPPLARTGGAGSPLGGGHRNEGLSLQARPDATGQEGAGARLDEDGDLDVVRRPRATSDAHPAGPLRDKVHPVILAQEEEDDMGDEAHGSSPDSVIKIDVGADLLAMCQRNIALNSHLATAAGGIVKVRELDWLKDDLCTDPEVPFSWSEEDISDLYDHTTILFAAEVFYDDDLTDAVFKTLSRLAHRFKNPCTAILSVEKRLNFTLRHLDVTCEAYDHFRSCLRVLEKLADDKLHFVVEPVEASFPQHLVYERIRQLELWKVIAEPIT, encoded by the exons ATGGTGCAGCTGGCTTCTGCCCCAGCCATGGACGAAGTCACCTTTAGAAGTGACACCGTGCTATCAGACATCCACCTCTACACCCCAAACCATAGACACCTCATGGTACGGCTCAACAGTGTGGGACAACCAG TTTTCCTGTCCCAGTTCAAGCTTCTCTGGAGCCAGGACTCTCAGACAGACTCAGGGGCTGAGGGCGGCGATCGCCAAGATGCTCACACAGAGGAGCCTCCTCTTGCCAGGACAGGCGGCGCAGGGTCCCCTCTGGGAGGTGGCCACAGGAATGAGGGTCTCTCCCTGCAAGCCAGGCCTGATGCCACTGGCCAGGAAGGGGCAGGAGCTCGTTTGGACGAGGACGGGGATTTGGACGTAGTAAGGAGACCACGGGCCACCTCTGATGCCCACCCAGCCGGGCCTCTGAGAGACAAGGTACATCCCGTGATTCTAGCACAGGAAGAAGAGGACGACATGGGAGACGAAGCACACGGCAGCAGCCCCGACAGTGTCATCAAGATAG ATGTCGGTGCAGATCTCCTGGCCATGTGCCAGCGAAACATTGCCCTCAACAGCCACCTGGCTACTGCTGCAG GTGGTATAGTTAAGGTCAGAGAACTGGACTGGCTGAAGGATGACCTCTGCACAG ATCCTGAGGTCCCCTTCAGCTGGTCAGAGGAAGACATTTCTGACTTGTACGATCACACCACCATACTGTTTGCAGCCGAAG TGTTTTATGATGACGACTTGACTGATGCTGTGTTCAAAACACTCTCCCGACTCGCCCACAGGTTTAAAAATCCCTGCACAGCTATTCTGTCAGTGGAGAAGAG GCTCAACTTCACACTGAGACACTTGGATGTCACGTGCGAGGCCTACGACCACTTCCGTTCCTGTCTGCGGGTACTGGAGAAGCTGGCGGATGACAAGCTGCACTTTGTGGTGGAGCCCGTGGAGGCCTCCTTCCCTCAGCATCTTGTTTACGAGCGCATTCGGCAGCTG
- the METTL22 gene encoding methyltransferase-like protein 22 isoform X2: protein MLALQCVCIWCSGNLPSSDVLRTESCRKGLQCGPLPCLPHFDDLIAHPPIIWIPGSSPFFAISGSIPAQKEEKGRCAGQSLRPVTPLMTHHEEEFAYSRICTPDSRILSDRPEHTMATPLEDVGKQVWRGALLLADYILFQRDLLRGCTVLELGAGTGLASIVAATVARTVYCTDVGADLLAMCQRNIALNSHLATAAGGIVKVRELDWLKDDLCTDPEVPFSWSEEDISDLYDHTTILFAAEVFYDDDLTDAVFKTLSRLAHRFKNPCTAILSVEKRLNFTLRHLDVTCEAYDHFRSCLRVLEKLADDKLHFVVEPVEASFPQHLVYERIRQLELWKVIAEPIT, encoded by the exons ATGTTGGCCCTCCAGTGTGTATGTATTTGGTGTTCTGGGAACTTGCCATCCTCCGATGTGCTCAGAACAGAGTCCTGCAGGAAAGGGCTACAGTGTGGCCCCCTTCCCTGCCTGCCTCATTTTGATGACCTCATTGCACACCCACCCATTATCTGGATACCTGGAAGTTCACCTTTTTTTGCTATCAGTGGATCCATACCTGCCCAGAAGGAGGAAAAG GGCAGATGTGCTGGGCAGTCACTGAGACCTGTGACTCCCCTGATGACTCATCATGAAGAAGAATTTGCCTATTCAAGAATCTGCACTCCAGACTCAAGAATACTGTCagacaggccag AGCACACCATGGCCACCCCACTGGAAGATGTTGGCAAGCAG GTGTGGCGGGGCGCCCTGCTCCTGGCAGACTACATCCTGTTCCAACGGGACCTCCTCCGAGGGTGCACCGTGTTAGAGCTGGGGGCGGGCACAGGGCTTGCTAGCATCGTTGCAGCCACCGTGGCACGGACTGTTTACTGTACAG ATGTCGGTGCAGATCTCCTGGCCATGTGCCAGCGAAACATTGCCCTCAACAGCCACCTGGCTACTGCTGCAG GTGGTATAGTTAAGGTCAGAGAACTGGACTGGCTGAAGGATGACCTCTGCACAG ATCCTGAGGTCCCCTTCAGCTGGTCAGAGGAAGACATTTCTGACTTGTACGATCACACCACCATACTGTTTGCAGCCGAAG TGTTTTATGATGACGACTTGACTGATGCTGTGTTCAAAACACTCTCCCGACTCGCCCACAGGTTTAAAAATCCCTGCACAGCTATTCTGTCAGTGGAGAAGAG GCTCAACTTCACACTGAGACACTTGGATGTCACGTGCGAGGCCTACGACCACTTCCGTTCCTGTCTGCGGGTACTGGAGAAGCTGGCGGATGACAAGCTGCACTTTGTGGTGGAGCCCGTGGAGGCCTCCTTCCCTCAGCATCTTGTTTACGAGCGCATTCGGCAGCTG
- the METTL22 gene encoding methyltransferase-like protein 22 isoform X1: MVQLASAPAMDEVTFRSDTVLSDIHLYTPNHRHLMVRLNSVGQPVFLSQFKLLWSQDSQTDSGAEGGDRQDAHTEEPPLARTGGAGSPLGGGHRNEGLSLQARPDATGQEGAGARLDEDGDLDVVRRPRATSDAHPAGPLRDKVHPVILAQEEEDDMGDEAHGSSPDSVIKIEHTMATPLEDVGKQVWRGALLLADYILFQRDLLRGCTVLELGAGTGLASIVAATVARTVYCTDVGADLLAMCQRNIALNSHLATAAGGIVKVRELDWLKDDLCTDPEVPFSWSEEDISDLYDHTTILFAAEVFYDDDLTDAVFKTLSRLAHRFKNPCTAILSVEKRLNFTLRHLDVTCEAYDHFRSCLRVLEKLADDKLHFVVEPVEASFPQHLVYERIRQLELWKVIAEPIT, from the exons ATGGTGCAGCTGGCTTCTGCCCCAGCCATGGACGAAGTCACCTTTAGAAGTGACACCGTGCTATCAGACATCCACCTCTACACCCCAAACCATAGACACCTCATGGTACGGCTCAACAGTGTGGGACAACCAG TTTTCCTGTCCCAGTTCAAGCTTCTCTGGAGCCAGGACTCTCAGACAGACTCAGGGGCTGAGGGCGGCGATCGCCAAGATGCTCACACAGAGGAGCCTCCTCTTGCCAGGACAGGCGGCGCAGGGTCCCCTCTGGGAGGTGGCCACAGGAATGAGGGTCTCTCCCTGCAAGCCAGGCCTGATGCCACTGGCCAGGAAGGGGCAGGAGCTCGTTTGGACGAGGACGGGGATTTGGACGTAGTAAGGAGACCACGGGCCACCTCTGATGCCCACCCAGCCGGGCCTCTGAGAGACAAGGTACATCCCGTGATTCTAGCACAGGAAGAAGAGGACGACATGGGAGACGAAGCACACGGCAGCAGCCCCGACAGTGTCATCAAGATAG AGCACACCATGGCCACCCCACTGGAAGATGTTGGCAAGCAG GTGTGGCGGGGCGCCCTGCTCCTGGCAGACTACATCCTGTTCCAACGGGACCTCCTCCGAGGGTGCACCGTGTTAGAGCTGGGGGCGGGCACAGGGCTTGCTAGCATCGTTGCAGCCACCGTGGCACGGACTGTTTACTGTACAG ATGTCGGTGCAGATCTCCTGGCCATGTGCCAGCGAAACATTGCCCTCAACAGCCACCTGGCTACTGCTGCAG GTGGTATAGTTAAGGTCAGAGAACTGGACTGGCTGAAGGATGACCTCTGCACAG ATCCTGAGGTCCCCTTCAGCTGGTCAGAGGAAGACATTTCTGACTTGTACGATCACACCACCATACTGTTTGCAGCCGAAG TGTTTTATGATGACGACTTGACTGATGCTGTGTTCAAAACACTCTCCCGACTCGCCCACAGGTTTAAAAATCCCTGCACAGCTATTCTGTCAGTGGAGAAGAG GCTCAACTTCACACTGAGACACTTGGATGTCACGTGCGAGGCCTACGACCACTTCCGTTCCTGTCTGCGGGTACTGGAGAAGCTGGCGGATGACAAGCTGCACTTTGTGGTGGAGCCCGTGGAGGCCTCCTTCCCTCAGCATCTTGTTTACGAGCGCATTCGGCAGCTG